A single genomic interval of Brevibacillus brevis harbors:
- a CDS encoding UDP-N-acetylglucosamine--LPS N-acetylglucosamine transferase translates to MKKILIFSASIGNGHNQAARAMQESLAESGCTSMIIDTLEYISPTFHKILLESYMNLLRLSPKMWGRIYHNTEKTRFFDMNVLMNKLLANKLKKLINSVQPDAFIATHPFASCMLSVLKGRNDWKEPIYTIITDYTIHPSWINHHINYYFIGHEQLYYLLDVYRQDHQKFIPMGIPIMKKFSLPLDSDLIRQKLGLAPGQKSIILSGGGLGLGSMEKVLDGLEEINIPLKTFVLTGTNDKLYNKVINRTYRHEVVPLKFINNFHEYLETADLIVTKSGGLTSAEVMSKRVPMIVYNPLPGQEERNSHFLLNNGCAVHANLSEQLIYFIDELLHSPSKVDYMRRMGQKISKPDAAQRITEFIMDDMNMLPGKVE, encoded by the coding sequence ATGAAAAAAATTCTAATCTTTTCCGCTTCCATCGGTAACGGACACAACCAGGCAGCGCGGGCCATGCAAGAAAGCTTGGCTGAGAGTGGTTGCACATCAATGATCATCGATACGTTGGAATATATTAGCCCCACCTTTCACAAGATTTTGCTGGAAAGCTATATGAATCTGCTAAGGCTGTCACCCAAGATGTGGGGCAGAATTTACCATAATACAGAAAAAACCCGTTTCTTCGATATGAATGTGCTGATGAATAAGTTATTAGCAAACAAACTGAAAAAGCTGATCAACAGTGTACAGCCTGATGCCTTTATTGCTACGCATCCGTTTGCAAGCTGTATGCTTTCCGTACTGAAAGGGAGAAATGATTGGAAGGAACCAATCTATACGATCATTACTGACTATACCATCCATCCTTCATGGATTAATCACCATATCAATTATTACTTCATCGGCCATGAACAACTGTATTACCTGTTAGACGTTTATCGACAGGACCATCAAAAATTCATTCCGATGGGCATTCCTATCATGAAAAAATTCAGCTTGCCATTGGACTCCGATTTGATTCGGCAAAAGCTTGGCCTCGCTCCTGGACAAAAAAGCATCATTCTGTCAGGGGGCGGATTGGGTCTCGGCTCGATGGAAAAGGTATTAGATGGGCTAGAAGAGATTAACATTCCGCTGAAAACCTTTGTATTAACAGGGACAAACGATAAGCTGTACAATAAAGTGATAAATCGTACGTATCGCCATGAAGTCGTTCCACTAAAATTCATCAATAACTTCCACGAATACTTGGAAACGGCTGATTTAATTGTCACCAAATCAGGCGGACTTACATCAGCTGAAGTAATGAGTAAACGGGTACCCATGATTGTTTACAACCCTCTGCCTGGACAGGAAGAGAGGAACAGCCACTTTTTGCTCAATAATGGATGTGCGGTACACGCGAATCTGTCAGAGCAATTGATTTACTTTATTGATGAACTATTGCATAGCCCGTCCAAGGTGGATTATATGCGGAGAATGGGACAGAAAATCTCGAAGCCAGATGCTGCACAAAGAATTACCGAGTTCATCATGGATGATATGAATATGTTGCCAGGGAAAGTAGAATAG
- a CDS encoding PIN/TRAM domain-containing protein, giving the protein MLRRVGKFIFVLIGGGLGYRFGDELFSLLDPLLNFGVVAGSQYIGAVLGAILFFFLANWVVDYVLRIVRWGEETLVKMPVVDVMFGAMGLISGLIVAFLLFLPISKIPIPFVGDLLPLIVSGLLGYLGFQVGFRKRDEIMSVFSIGRKDRKKDSATTTVNLENKILDTSVIIDGRIADICRTGFLEGVLVIPGFVLEELQHIADSSDVLKRNRGRRGLDILNKIQKEMKVKVQIWEGDFEEVSEVDSKLIKLAKLINGKVVTNDFNLNKVCELQGVAVLNINDLANAVKPVVLPGEEMNVQVIKDGKEHGQGVAYLDDGTMIVVEGGREYIGNDVDVLVTSVLQTSAGRMIFAKPKLLERAL; this is encoded by the coding sequence ATGTTACGCCGAGTAGGAAAATTCATTTTTGTTTTGATAGGTGGCGGATTGGGGTATCGATTTGGTGACGAATTGTTCTCGTTGCTCGACCCACTGTTAAACTTTGGTGTAGTAGCCGGATCGCAATATATTGGGGCTGTACTAGGTGCCATCTTGTTTTTCTTTTTAGCGAATTGGGTTGTGGATTATGTTCTGCGCATCGTTCGATGGGGTGAAGAGACACTCGTCAAAATGCCGGTTGTCGATGTGATGTTCGGAGCGATGGGATTGATTAGTGGTCTTATTGTTGCATTCTTATTATTCCTGCCCATCAGTAAAATTCCGATTCCATTTGTAGGAGATCTTTTGCCGTTAATTGTTTCCGGGTTGCTCGGTTATTTGGGCTTCCAGGTAGGATTTCGCAAGCGGGACGAGATTATGTCGGTATTTTCGATTGGACGTAAGGATAGGAAAAAGGATAGCGCAACAACTACCGTTAACCTGGAAAATAAAATCCTCGATACCAGTGTCATCATTGACGGACGCATCGCAGATATTTGCCGTACCGGCTTTCTGGAAGGGGTACTGGTCATTCCGGGATTTGTGTTAGAGGAGCTACAGCATATCGCCGATTCCTCCGATGTACTGAAGAGAAACCGCGGTCGTCGTGGTCTGGATATCTTGAACAAGATTCAAAAAGAAATGAAGGTAAAGGTTCAGATCTGGGAAGGCGATTTTGAAGAAGTATCCGAGGTGGACAGCAAGCTGATCAAGCTCGCTAAGCTCATTAACGGAAAGGTCGTAACAAACGACTTCAACCTGAACAAGGTATGTGAGCTGCAAGGTGTTGCGGTTTTGAACATCAATGATTTGGCGAATGCAGTCAAACCTGTAGTTTTACCTGGAGAAGAGATGAACGTTCAAGTCATCAAGGATGGGAAAGAGCACGGTCAGGGTGTCGCTTATCTGGACGATGGCACGATGATTGTTGTAGAGGGCGGACGAGAATACATTGGAAACGACGTCGATGTTCTCGTAACGAGTGTGCTGCAAACATCCGCAGGACGTATGATCTTCGCCAAACCAAAGTTGCTGGAACGAGCGTTATAG
- a CDS encoding ATP-dependent Clp protease ATP-binding subunit, producing the protein MMFGRFTERAQKVLALALEEAVRLGHKDIGTEHVLLGLIREGEGIAAKALQSLGLGLDKIQSEVESLIGRGTEQSGSNYTPNYTPRAKKVIELSMDEARKLGHTYVGTEHILLGLIREGEGIAARIMNNLGVSLNKARQQVLQLLGSSEMMASHQPSGGNPAANTPTLDGLARDLTAIARDGGLDPVIGRQKEIERVIQVLSRRTKNNPVLIGEPGVGKTAIAEGLAQKIVNNEIPETLRDKRVMTLDMGTVVAGTKYRGEFEDRLKKIMDEIRQAGNIILFIDELHTLIGAGGAEGAIDASNILKPALARGELQCVGATTLDEYRKYIEKDAALERRFQPIQVDEPTAEDAIRILHGLRDRYEAHHRVKITDEAIEQAVKLSDRYITERFLPDKAIDLVDEAASKVRLQSFTVPPNLKELEGRLEEVRKEKDAAVQSQEFEEAAALRDQEQKLREELDKTKKDWKERQGQLNMEVTPEDIAQVVASWTGIPVLKLKEEETERLLKMEEILHDRVIGQDEAVKSISRAIRRARAGLKDPKRPIGSFIFLGPTGVGKTELARAVAETLFGDEDAMIRVDMSEYMEKHSTARLVGAPPGYVGFDEGGQLTEKVRRKPYSVILLDEIEKAHPDVFNILLQVLDDGRLTDSKGRTVDFRNTVVIMTSNVGASMIKKNTTLGFTTNDSERKYQDMKDKVMDELKKSFRPEFLNRIDEVIVFHSLEQEHIEQIVSLMTEELRKRLKEQDIDFQLTEEAKKVLAKEGFDPAYGARPLRRAIQRHIEDNLSEELLKGTISKGDTVNIEAEEGKLVVKRLEKTKS; encoded by the coding sequence ATGATGTTTGGACGTTTTACAGAACGAGCACAAAAAGTACTGGCGCTTGCCCTGGAAGAGGCGGTTCGTCTCGGACACAAAGATATTGGGACAGAGCATGTGCTGCTGGGACTCATTCGAGAAGGCGAAGGGATTGCGGCGAAGGCATTGCAATCCCTTGGGCTTGGCCTCGATAAAATCCAGAGCGAAGTGGAGTCGTTAATCGGGCGAGGAACCGAGCAGTCCGGTAGTAATTACACACCAAACTATACACCTCGCGCCAAAAAGGTTATTGAACTGTCAATGGACGAAGCCCGCAAGCTGGGTCATACCTATGTGGGGACTGAACATATTCTGCTTGGCTTGATCCGTGAAGGAGAAGGCATTGCTGCGAGAATCATGAACAATTTGGGCGTTAGCCTGAACAAGGCACGTCAACAGGTGCTCCAGCTTCTTGGCAGCTCGGAAATGATGGCATCTCATCAACCGTCTGGAGGGAACCCAGCGGCAAATACGCCGACACTGGACGGCTTGGCAAGGGATCTGACTGCAATCGCTCGTGATGGCGGGCTGGACCCTGTCATCGGTCGCCAAAAAGAAATCGAGCGTGTGATCCAAGTACTTAGCAGACGCACCAAAAACAACCCTGTTTTGATTGGGGAGCCTGGCGTCGGGAAAACAGCGATTGCAGAAGGTCTTGCCCAAAAAATCGTGAACAACGAAATTCCGGAGACCCTCCGTGATAAACGCGTCATGACCCTCGATATGGGAACCGTTGTTGCGGGAACCAAATATCGCGGTGAGTTCGAAGATCGTCTGAAAAAAATCATGGACGAAATTCGCCAAGCAGGAAACATCATCCTGTTTATTGATGAGCTACACACCCTGATTGGTGCAGGTGGAGCAGAAGGCGCTATTGATGCCTCCAACATTTTGAAGCCTGCTCTGGCACGTGGCGAGCTACAGTGCGTAGGTGCTACTACGCTGGATGAATATCGCAAGTACATCGAAAAAGACGCGGCACTGGAGCGTCGTTTCCAACCGATTCAGGTTGATGAACCGACAGCGGAGGATGCTATTCGTATCCTGCATGGCCTTCGTGATCGTTACGAAGCCCACCATCGTGTCAAAATTACCGATGAAGCAATCGAGCAGGCAGTAAAACTGTCTGACCGCTATATTACGGAACGCTTCCTGCCTGACAAGGCCATCGACTTGGTCGACGAGGCGGCATCCAAGGTTCGCTTGCAATCCTTTACGGTTCCACCAAACCTCAAAGAGCTGGAGGGACGTCTGGAAGAGGTACGCAAGGAAAAAGACGCTGCCGTACAATCACAAGAGTTCGAGGAAGCAGCAGCTCTTCGCGATCAGGAGCAAAAACTGCGTGAAGAACTGGATAAAACGAAAAAAGACTGGAAAGAGCGCCAAGGTCAGCTAAACATGGAGGTTACGCCAGAAGACATCGCACAAGTAGTGGCGAGCTGGACGGGTATTCCCGTGTTGAAGCTGAAGGAAGAAGAAACTGAGCGCTTGCTGAAGATGGAAGAGATTTTGCATGATCGCGTCATTGGCCAAGATGAAGCAGTCAAATCCATCTCGCGTGCGATCCGCCGTGCCCGTGCTGGTCTGAAAGACCCAAAACGCCCGATCGGCTCGTTTATCTTCCTTGGACCAACCGGTGTGGGTAAAACCGAATTGGCTCGTGCCGTGGCAGAGACGCTTTTCGGTGACGAGGATGCCATGATTCGTGTAGATATGTCCGAGTACATGGAGAAGCATTCCACCGCTCGGCTGGTAGGTGCCCCTCCTGGCTACGTAGGCTTTGACGAAGGCGGTCAACTGACCGAAAAAGTGCGTCGCAAGCCGTATTCCGTTATTTTGCTGGACGAAATCGAGAAGGCTCACCCAGACGTATTCAACATCCTCTTGCAAGTTTTGGATGATGGTCGTCTGACAGACTCGAAGGGACGTACCGTCGATTTCCGCAATACGGTTGTCATTATGACTTCCAACGTCGGAGCCAGCATGATCAAGAAAAATACGACGCTCGGCTTCACGACCAACGATTCGGAAAGAAAGTACCAGGATATGAAGGACAAAGTCATGGATGAGCTGAAGAAGAGCTTCCGTCCTGAGTTCTTGAACCGTATCGACGAAGTCATCGTGTTCCACTCCTTGGAGCAAGAGCACATCGAGCAAATCGTATCTCTCATGACAGAAGAGCTGCGTAAACGTTTGAAAGAGCAAGACATTGATTTCCAACTGACCGAAGAAGCCAAGAAAGTATTGGCAAAAGAAGGCTTTGATCCGGCCTATGGTGCGCGTCCTCTGCGTCGAGCTATCCAGCGTCACATCGAGGATAATTTGTCCGAGGAACTGCTCAAGGGTACGATCAGTAAAGGTGATACCGTCAATATCGAAGCCGAAGAAGGCAAGCTGGTAGTCAAGCGCCTTGAAAAAACGAAATCGTAA
- the pssA gene encoding CDP-diacylglycerol--serine O-phosphatidyltransferase, with translation MFVKSLPNILTVSNLFLGVLAIILAFRGDQYVEYAAITVIIGMLADGLDGRVARMLNAQSEFGKELDSLSDVITFGIAPAFIMYVVVLQHFDLLGILITAIFPICGALRLARFNVQAGVPGYFIGLPITAAGGVLATLALYHQVFTPVLLAVSMLLLAFLMVSKVKYPNFKKVGIPKSAYWITPIIIAIVVVVAIKYPQQFPKIVFLPLAFYALYGIKKNVDFLVKKLRKRKNKEEESVPFE, from the coding sequence ATGTTCGTGAAATCGTTACCGAACATACTAACCGTAAGCAATTTGTTTCTGGGAGTTTTAGCAATTATTCTTGCGTTTCGAGGCGATCAATACGTCGAATATGCAGCGATTACAGTGATCATTGGTATGCTGGCAGACGGGCTGGATGGACGTGTAGCTCGTATGCTGAATGCCCAAAGCGAGTTCGGAAAGGAATTGGATTCACTTTCTGACGTCATTACATTTGGGATTGCGCCAGCGTTCATCATGTATGTTGTCGTCTTGCAACACTTTGATTTGCTTGGGATTCTCATTACAGCCATTTTTCCGATCTGTGGTGCGCTGCGTTTGGCGCGTTTTAACGTACAGGCCGGGGTTCCGGGGTATTTCATCGGTTTGCCGATTACGGCAGCGGGAGGCGTACTGGCTACGCTCGCACTTTATCACCAAGTCTTCACTCCGGTATTGCTTGCCGTAAGTATGTTGCTCCTTGCCTTTTTGATGGTATCAAAGGTCAAGTATCCTAACTTTAAAAAAGTGGGGATTCCAAAGTCTGCTTACTGGATCACACCCATTATCATCGCGATCGTGGTTGTTGTAGCGATTAAGTATCCGCAGCAATTTCCAAAAATCGTCTTCCTGCCACTTGCTTTTTATGCATTGTACGGAATAAAAAAAAACGTTGACTTTCTCGTCAAAAAATTACGCAAGCGTAAAAACAAAGAGGAAGAATCTGTACCGTTTGAATAG
- a CDS encoding UvrB/UvrC motif-containing protein: MNCEECGKRPATLHLTKIVNGEKTEYHICEQCAHEKGDVFTGFHNFSINNLLSGLLKFDPMQKNGRETATNKPLQCETCGLTYSQFSKSGRFGCSDCYTFLGDRLDPLFRRIHGNTQHSGKVPERMGGKLKIRKELEQLKQALQSHVASEEFEKAAEMRDRIRALEQKMAQS; the protein is encoded by the coding sequence ATGAACTGTGAGGAATGCGGAAAACGACCGGCGACACTTCATTTGACGAAAATCGTCAATGGCGAAAAAACCGAATACCATATTTGCGAGCAGTGTGCTCATGAAAAAGGGGACGTCTTTACCGGGTTTCACAACTTCAGCATCAACAATCTCCTGTCAGGACTTTTAAAATTTGATCCCATGCAAAAGAATGGACGCGAAACGGCAACGAATAAGCCGCTTCAATGCGAAACATGTGGACTCACATATTCTCAATTTAGTAAAAGTGGCCGATTTGGCTGTAGTGATTGCTACACTTTTTTGGGTGATCGACTGGACCCCCTTTTCCGCCGGATTCATGGAAACACACAGCATAGTGGAAAAGTACCAGAGCGGATGGGTGGCAAACTGAAGATCCGTAAAGAGCTGGAGCAACTAAAGCAAGCGCTGCAAAGTCATGTCGCCAGTGAAGAGTTCGAGAAGGCAGCAGAAATGCGCGATCGAATTCGAGCATTGGAACAAAAAATGGCCCAATCGTAG
- the radA gene encoding DNA repair protein RadA: MSKYKTKYACQECGYESPKWMGKCPGCSSWNTLVEEVTVKTAHRHEGLSGGQRQSAIPLTQVASEEEPRMDTTIGELNRVLGGGLVPGSLILVGGDPGIGKSTLLLQTSFALAHQGAKVLYVSGEESAKQIKIRADRLHLQTPPMFVLAENDLDLIEQHINQVDPDVLIIDSIQTVFHPTIQSAAGSVAQVREATAQLMRIAKGKGIGTFIVGHVTKEGSIAGPRMLEHMVDAVLYFEGERHNTFRILRAVKNRFGSTNEIGIFEMKDRGLEEVANPSEIFLAERPFGVAGSTVVASMEGTRPVLVELQALVAPTSFVTPRRTATGVDHQRVAMIMAVLEKRMGMMLQNQDAYVNVAGGVRLDEPAVDLAIAVSIASSFRDHATNPHDVVIGEIGLTGEVRGVSRIEQRVREAHKLGFKRVIIPEKNIRGLDAPADIQVIGVSNIADALNEVIRR; encoded by the coding sequence ATGTCAAAGTATAAAACGAAATACGCGTGTCAAGAATGTGGCTATGAATCGCCAAAATGGATGGGAAAATGCCCGGGATGCAGCAGTTGGAACACTTTGGTGGAGGAAGTGACGGTTAAAACGGCACATCGCCACGAAGGGCTCAGCGGCGGCCAGCGCCAATCTGCGATTCCATTGACCCAGGTAGCCAGTGAAGAAGAGCCACGCATGGATACGACGATCGGAGAATTGAATCGTGTTCTTGGTGGAGGACTTGTTCCGGGTTCACTCATTTTGGTGGGGGGAGATCCGGGAATCGGGAAATCGACATTGCTTTTGCAGACATCATTTGCCTTGGCTCATCAAGGGGCGAAGGTTCTCTATGTATCTGGAGAGGAGTCGGCAAAGCAAATTAAAATTCGCGCAGATCGACTCCATTTGCAAACGCCGCCGATGTTTGTATTGGCAGAAAATGATTTGGATTTGATCGAACAGCATATTAATCAAGTAGACCCGGATGTGCTGATTATTGACTCGATCCAGACCGTGTTTCACCCGACCATCCAATCGGCTGCGGGGAGTGTCGCACAAGTGCGGGAGGCTACTGCCCAATTGATGCGGATTGCAAAAGGGAAAGGAATTGGTACCTTCATCGTCGGTCACGTTACCAAGGAAGGCTCCATCGCCGGTCCGCGTATGCTTGAGCACATGGTGGATGCTGTTCTTTATTTTGAAGGGGAGCGCCACAATACATTTCGAATTTTGCGCGCCGTCAAAAACCGCTTTGGTTCGACAAACGAAATCGGGATTTTCGAGATGAAGGATCGCGGTTTGGAGGAAGTGGCGAATCCATCTGAGATATTTTTGGCAGAGCGTCCATTTGGTGTTGCGGGCTCCACGGTCGTAGCCAGTATGGAGGGCACGCGTCCCGTTTTGGTTGAGCTGCAAGCTCTCGTTGCCCCGACCAGCTTTGTAACGCCACGGAGAACGGCAACAGGGGTCGATCATCAGCGTGTGGCGATGATCATGGCAGTGTTGGAAAAGCGCATGGGCATGATGCTGCAAAATCAGGATGCTTATGTAAACGTAGCAGGCGGGGTCAGATTGGATGAGCCAGCCGTTGATTTGGCGATTGCCGTAAGCATTGCAAGCAGTTTCCGTGACCACGCTACCAATCCGCATGATGTCGTTATCGGCGAAATTGGCCTGACTGGTGAGGTGCGCGGTGTCTCCCGTATTGAGCAGCGAGTACGAGAAGCACATAAATTAGGCTTTAAGCGTGTCATCATCCCTGAGAAAAACATCCGCGGTCTGGATGCGCCAGCAGATATTCAAGTGATTGGTGTGAGCAATATTGCCGATGCGTTGAACGAGGTGATAAGGAGGTAG
- a CDS encoding protein arginine kinase, translating to MSQKQFMQNPWSNWMKGEGPDSDIVISTRLRIARNLRQHPFPLLATDSQGEEVVRKVTEVSDSEAMRKRHQLQVIHMDQINPLEKRVLVEKHLISPHLAEESRKGAVLLREDESVSIMVNEEDHIRIQVLLPGFRLNEAWEIGTKIDDIFEKNLNYAFDETRGYLTSCPTNVGTGIRASVMLHLPALVMTQQISRILQAINQVGLVVRGIYGEGSEALGNLFQLSNQVTLGMSESDILSNLYGVARQIIEQERVARTYLLEHTRVSLEDRIFRSYGILMYARTVESKEAAQRLSDVRLGIDLGIIPDVSPLVLNELLVTTQPGFLQHHAGQKLTPDQRDERRARLIRERLRVVESQE from the coding sequence ATGTCCCAAAAGCAGTTTATGCAAAACCCGTGGAGCAATTGGATGAAAGGAGAAGGTCCTGATTCCGACATTGTCATTAGTACACGGCTGCGTATCGCCCGTAACCTGCGCCAGCACCCCTTTCCGTTATTGGCAACGGACTCACAGGGCGAGGAAGTCGTCAGAAAGGTAACGGAAGTAAGCGATTCGGAGGCAATGCGCAAAAGGCATCAGCTTCAGGTCATCCACATGGACCAAATTAATCCGTTAGAAAAAAGGGTGCTTGTAGAAAAGCATCTGATTAGCCCTCACCTGGCAGAGGAATCTCGGAAAGGTGCCGTATTACTTCGTGAAGATGAGTCTGTCAGCATTATGGTTAATGAAGAAGACCACATTCGAATACAGGTACTATTACCCGGGTTTCGTTTGAACGAGGCATGGGAAATAGGTACGAAAATAGACGACATTTTTGAGAAAAACTTGAACTACGCTTTCGACGAAACACGAGGATATCTTACAAGCTGCCCAACCAATGTGGGTACGGGAATTCGTGCATCTGTGATGCTGCACTTGCCGGCGCTGGTGATGACGCAGCAGATCAGCAGAATTTTACAGGCAATTAATCAAGTTGGTCTAGTCGTTAGAGGAATTTACGGAGAGGGCAGCGAAGCTCTAGGGAATCTTTTTCAGTTATCCAATCAGGTCACACTAGGGATGTCTGAGTCGGATATCCTTTCCAATCTCTACGGTGTAGCTAGACAGATTATTGAGCAAGAGCGTGTGGCACGAACTTATTTGCTGGAGCATACTCGGGTTTCGCTGGAGGATCGGATTTTTCGATCGTATGGTATCCTGATGTACGCCCGCACAGTAGAGTCCAAGGAGGCGGCTCAGCGTCTGTCCGATGTACGTCTGGGGATTGATCTAGGCATCATTCCGGATGTATCTCCGCTGGTCCTAAACGAACTGTTAGTCACGACACAGCCAGGGTTTTTACAACACCACGCTGGACAAAAGCTCACTCCGGACCAACGCGATGAAAGAAGGGCAAGGCTGATCCGCGAACGTCTGCGCGTAGTAGAATCACAAGAGTAA
- the disA gene encoding DNA integrity scanning diadenylate cyclase DisA: protein MQGNIKRAPQFGDVLRLVAPGTQLREGLENVLRAKTGGLIVIGCGPEMKSIVDGGFSINCDFSPAHLYELAKMDGAIIVSEDAKRILYANTQIFPPSSIPTSETGTRHRTAQRTAIQTNHLVIAISQRRNVITLYQGNFRYVLSEISVILAKANQAVSTLEKYKAVLDQTLTNLGALEFEELVTLHEVASVLQRIEMVLRIKTEVSKYICELGVEGRLVSMQLEELVSNIEEEAHMLIRDYSRDPSYSPDLVLRDMKKLNSEEMLELTSFLRTLGYSSNASMLDESVSPRGYRILYKIRRLPVTIISNLVEHFHHLPRIMMATIQELDEVEGIGEVRARAIKEGLKRIQEQVFIDRHI, encoded by the coding sequence ATGCAGGGGAACATCAAAAGAGCTCCGCAATTCGGTGATGTGCTTCGTCTCGTGGCACCCGGCACACAGCTTCGTGAAGGGTTGGAAAATGTTTTACGGGCCAAAACCGGGGGCTTGATCGTCATTGGGTGCGGTCCGGAGATGAAGTCAATTGTCGATGGCGGTTTTTCCATCAATTGTGATTTTTCTCCTGCCCATTTATATGAATTAGCAAAGATGGATGGGGCGATTATAGTAAGTGAAGACGCAAAACGCATTCTGTACGCGAATACGCAAATCTTCCCACCTTCTTCAATCCCTACGAGCGAGACGGGGACACGTCATCGTACAGCGCAACGGACAGCCATTCAAACGAACCATCTGGTCATTGCTATCTCTCAACGGCGCAATGTGATCACGCTGTACCAGGGAAATTTCCGGTATGTCTTAAGCGAAATCAGCGTCATTTTGGCCAAGGCGAACCAAGCTGTATCTACCCTTGAGAAATACAAGGCTGTGCTTGATCAAACGCTGACGAATCTCGGTGCGTTAGAATTCGAGGAGCTCGTCACGTTACATGAAGTTGCCTCGGTTTTGCAACGGATTGAGATGGTATTACGTATTAAGACAGAGGTCTCCAAATACATATGTGAGCTAGGGGTAGAAGGAAGGCTCGTCAGTATGCAGTTGGAGGAACTGGTTTCAAACATTGAGGAAGAAGCCCATATGCTTATACGGGATTATTCCCGAGATCCATCCTATTCACCTGATCTTGTGCTTCGGGACATGAAAAAATTAAACTCGGAGGAAATGCTCGAGCTCACTTCTTTTTTGCGAACGCTGGGGTATTCCTCCAATGCCAGTATGCTGGATGAATCCGTTTCCCCTAGAGGTTATCGGATCCTTTACAAGATCCGGCGTTTGCCCGTTACGATCATCTCGAATCTGGTAGAACATTTTCATCATCTGCCGCGAATCATGATGGCAACGATTCAGGAATTAGACGAAGTGGAAGGCATTGGCGAGGTTCGAGCAAGAGCGATTAAAGAGGGACTGAAACGGATTCAAGAACAAGTGTTCATTGACAGACACATTTAA
- a CDS encoding HAD hydrolase-like protein → MTVPFAILFDMDGTLLQTEKLSTPAFIRTFDQLRQKGLWQGETPDERELINVLGMTIEQIWDKLLPGASEEAIRSADAFLLDNEIQLLKERVTELYPNVKSTLETLREKGFALFIASNGQEEYIDAICQEYELKPLMTDLYSAGRFRTHSKNDLVAKLLSDYKIGQAIMVGDRHSDVEAGKTNGLFTIGCDFGFAKPGELDGADVIITSFTQLLNHLPAIDTNTQEQT, encoded by the coding sequence ATGACTGTACCATTCGCCATATTATTTGATATGGATGGCACGTTACTTCAAACAGAAAAGCTGTCCACTCCAGCATTTATTCGAACGTTTGACCAGCTTCGTCAAAAAGGGCTATGGCAAGGGGAAACCCCAGACGAACGTGAATTGATCAATGTACTAGGAATGACGATCGAGCAGATCTGGGACAAATTACTGCCGGGTGCGAGTGAGGAAGCTATTCGCTCAGCCGACGCCTTCTTGCTAGACAATGAAATCCAGTTACTCAAAGAAAGAGTGACCGAGCTATATCCGAATGTAAAATCAACCTTGGAAACGCTGCGAGAAAAAGGATTTGCTTTGTTTATAGCAAGTAATGGGCAGGAAGAGTACATCGATGCCATTTGCCAGGAATACGAATTAAAGCCGCTAATGACCGATCTGTACTCAGCTGGCCGTTTCCGCACACATTCCAAAAATGATCTGGTTGCAAAATTGTTGTCTGATTACAAAATCGGGCAGGCCATCATGGTAGGGGATCGTCACTCCGACGTGGAAGCAGGCAAGACAAACGGTTTATTTACCATTGGATGTGACTTTGGTTTTGCCAAACCAGGTGAGCTTGACGGGGCAGATGTCATCATCACCAGCTTCACACAGCTACTGAATCATTTGCCAGCAATCGACACCAATACACAAGAACAAACATAA
- a CDS encoding CtsR family transcriptional regulator — MRNISDIIEHHLKSIITNSPNGSIEIQRSELADHFQCVPSQINYVINTRFTVQKGYIVESKRGGGGYIRIRKVQIVSKARLQELLTEELIGESISQSVGNAIVERLFEEGLVNIREATLMKIATSRNVLTLEAELRDRLRANILKQMIAAILLK; from the coding sequence TTGCGTAACATCTCGGACATCATTGAACATCACTTGAAAAGCATCATTACAAACAGTCCCAATGGATCGATCGAGATTCAGCGTAGTGAGCTTGCCGACCATTTTCAATGTGTGCCGTCTCAGATCAATTACGTCATCAATACGCGCTTTACCGTTCAAAAAGGGTACATTGTAGAGAGTAAGCGCGGGGGCGGCGGGTATATTCGCATACGCAAGGTGCAGATTGTCAGCAAAGCACGCTTGCAAGAATTGCTAACAGAGGAGCTAATTGGTGAGAGCATCAGTCAGAGCGTGGGAAATGCGATCGTAGAAAGACTATTTGAGGAAGGATTAGTCAACATCAGAGAAGCAACCTTGATGAAAATCGCTACCTCGCGAAACGTATTAACGCTAGAAGCTGAATTGCGGGATCGTTTGCGGGCAAATATTTTAAAGCAGATGATCGCAGCAATCTTGTTGAAGTAA